The following proteins come from a genomic window of Macadamia integrifolia cultivar HAES 741 chromosome 14, SCU_Mint_v3, whole genome shotgun sequence:
- the LOC122061113 gene encoding peroxidase 60-like gives MTGRRDGLYSIASEAVNLLPAAEISVTDSIALFASLGIDVPDMVTLIGSHTVGVSHCSAFQDRLYNYNNTGKADPTMDRGLLNSLKGTCPQNATNDNLANLDQNPLSFNIVDNSFFMQIQNNKGVIGIDQEINQDKRTNVTVQLLANDNVIFNAQFAAALVKLGAVNVLLDPLGEIRTSCRSTNGAPAPPPGRR, from the exons ATGACAGGGAGAAGGGATGGCCTATATTCAATCGCAAGCGAAGCTGTGAATCTTCTACCTGCTGCTGAAATTTCAGTGACTGATTCTATTGCATTATTTGCAAGTCTAGGAATTGATGTTCCAGACATGGTTACTCTCATTG GTTCTCACACAGTAGGGGTTTCACATTGTTCTGCCTTCCAAGATCGTCTCTACAATTACAACAACACAGGAAAGGCTGATCCAACTATGGATCGTGGTCTACTTAACTCACTAAAAGGGACATGTCCCCAGAACGCAACAAATGACAACTTAGCTAATTTGGATCAGAACCCTTTGAGTTTTAACATTGTAGACAACTCCTTCTTCATGCAGATTCAGAACAATAAAGGAGTTATAGGAATTGATCAAGAGATAAATCAGGACAAGAGAACTAATGTCACAGTGCAGCTGCTAGCCAATGATAATGTGATCTTTAATGCACAATTTGCTGCTGCCCTTGTTAAATTGGGAGCTGTAAATGTACTTTTAGATCCTTTGGGAGAGATTAGGACTTCGTGTCGATCGACTAATGGCGCTCCTGCCCCTCCACCAGGTCGGCGTTAA